The genomic stretch GTATCCTTTGTGTTCGTGGAAGGAAAATTGTGGATAAATCTTGCTGAATTTTTCCATCATTCTATCCCTTATCACCTTGGCAACTATGGATGCAGCGCCTATCAGCTTACTTTTCTGATCTCCCTTGACCAAACAAACCCCTGGAATGTTAAGTTCTATTCCTTTTCCATCCACAAGCACGAATGCTGGTTTTACGGAAAGATTCTCTAATGCGCGATTCATGGCAATTTTTGTGGCATTGAATATGTTCAAGATATCTATTTCCTCGGGTGTAGCAATTCCAATTCCAACGACAGCTTTTTTCATTATCATACCGAAAAGTTCCTCCCTTATTTTTGGAGAGAGTTGTTTTGAGTCGTTTATTCCTTCTACATTTTCTTTCAAAAACACAGCTGCAGCCACTACTGGGCCTGCTAAACATCCTCTACCTGCTTCATCCACACCCACTACCAAACCATATTCTTTCTTGTAAAAATCATCTATTCTCACCACTCGTTTCCCTTCCTTTGTAATAAGGTGCGGGTATGTACCCGACGGACGGTCGTTTGGGTTCCGACTGTTTGTAAAGATCCATGAGCTCGTAAACTTCTGCGGGCATGTTTGTATTCACTTGTATTCCGAGCTCTTTCAGTTTCTGATAGTTGAGAGGATAATCATGTGTCCAATATCCTTCACAGAGTCTACTTGCTACTTCCTCAGCTTTCTCCCCCGGCATCTTGTCTATTAGAATTTCCTTTACGAATTCTTTCATCTGCTTGATAGCCTTTTCAGCTATATCTGCAAGAATAAGTGTTTGATCATCTATTTCGTTAACATCTTTCTTCTTAACAACTGAAAGGATGGAAGGAGCAGGCATGTTACCAATCTGAGGATCAAGAGGACCCAAAACAGCGTTTTCATCCATAACTATCTCATCGGCAGCGAGAGCGATCAAAGTTCCACCGGACATAGCGTAGTGTGGAACGAAAACAGTTACTTTTCCTTTGTGTCTTTTCAGAGCTCTTGCTATCTGTTCTGCAGCTAAGACAAGACCACCTGGCGTGTGTATTATTAAATCTATGGGCATGTCTTGGGGAGTTAACTTTATCGCTCTCA from Thermotoga sp. KOL6 encodes the following:
- a CDS encoding ribonuclease HII; amino-acid sequence: MRIDDFYKKEYGLVVGVDEAGRGCLAGPVVAAAVFLKENVEGINDSKQLSPKIREELFGMIMKKAVVGIGIATPEEIDILNIFNATKIAMNRALENLSVKPAFVLVDGKGIELNIPGVCLVKGDQKSKLIGAASIVAKVIRDRMMEKFSKIYPQFSFHEHKGYATKKHLDELKHHGVLPIHRMSFKPVLENLSGEILSEFLKKNLISKERFEKISNLLGARRNVVFRKEGVGHNLTLF
- a CDS encoding ATP-dependent Clp protease proteolytic subunit, with protein sequence MGDIGTLIFQIFWMIFIFSLITPFLKNSALKSARETLIRSLEKKRNSRVITLIHRTESINFLGFPVRRYIDIEDSEEVLRAIKLTPQDMPIDLIIHTPGGLVLAAEQIARALKRHKGKVTVFVPHYAMSGGTLIALAADEIVMDENAVLGPLDPQIGNMPAPSILSVVKKKDVNEIDDQTLILADIAEKAIKQMKEFVKEILIDKMPGEKAEEVASRLCEGYWTHDYPLNYQKLKELGIQVNTNMPAEVYELMDLYKQSEPKRPSVGYIPAPYYKGRETSGENR